In the genome of Coregonus clupeaformis isolate EN_2021a chromosome 1, ASM2061545v1, whole genome shotgun sequence, one region contains:
- the LOC121572222 gene encoding transmembrane protein 229B-like: MEAGDDEEAPLEPPERVTHRPLSPQACLYVYALHGCLCEVSFTAICDWWETQDRRLAGHTCLWALPMNTLAIFLIEGLRGRLLAQLFPLLLRMLVCTLFIYLWEFSWGIVLRLLGAMPWDYSGFSYNLAGLVTLEYALPWALASLIAEQHVIRNTLRVRLIN; this comes from the coding sequence AGGCTGGTGATGACGAGGAGGCCCCACTAGAGCCACCAGAGCGGGTGACCCATCGTCCCCTGTCCCCTCAAGCCTGCCTCTATGTTTACGCCCTGCATGGCTGCCTGTGTGAGGTGAGCTTCACCGCTATATGTGACTGGTGGGAGACCCAGGACAGGAGGCTGGCAGGACACACCTGCCTTTGGGCCCTCCCCATGAACACCTTGGCCATCTTCCTCATAGAGGGCCTGCGTGGCAGGCTGTTGGCCCAGCTCTTCCCCCTGCTGTTGCGGATGCTTGTCTGCACCCTGTTCATCTACCTGTGGGAGTTTAGCTGGGGCATAGTGCTGAGGCTGCTAGGAGCAATGCCATGGGACTACTCTGGGTTTAGCTATAACCTGGCAGGGCTGGTGACTCTGGAGTACGCCCTGCCCTGGGCCCTTGCCTCACTCATAGCAGAGCAGCATGTCATCAGGAACACTCTGAGAGTACGACTGATTAACTGA